TCCCTTCACTACCGTGGAAGGAGATGTTTTCATTGACGAGGGAACACGTATTGATTCTCATGTGCGCATCGACAACGGCGCACGCATCGGCAAGAACTGCCATATCCACCAGGGTGTCGTCGTCTCCACGCCGCCACAGGATTTGAAATACGCGAACGAAAAGACGGAATTCCATCTCGGTGACAACTGCACCGTGCGTGAATACTGCACGCTGAACCGCGCCACGACGCATTCGTGGAAAACGGTAGTCGGAAGCGATTGTCTGCTCATGGCCTACGTGCATGTCGCGCATGACTGCCAGATCGGCGAAAAAGTGATTATCGCAAATTCCGCGCAAATGGGCGGACATGTCATTATCGGAGACTGGGCGATTATCGGCGGGCTTGTGGCCCTGCATCAATTCTCACATGTGGGTGCGCATTGCATGATCGCAGGCGGGACTAAAGTCGTGAAGGATGTTCCACCGTACGCGCTCGCCGGTTCATGGCCTGCAAAGTTCGAAGGACTCAACAGCGTCGGGCTGCGCCGCCGCGGTTTCTCGCGTGACACCATCGATGCAATTGACCGCACCTACCGGGCCATTTACCGCCAGGGGATGAACGTATCCCAGGCCGTTGAGTGGGTGAAAGAAAACATCGAGGATATCCCTGAGGTCCGTCTGATCACCGATTTCATTGCCAACAGCAATCGGGGCATTCTCCGTTTTGCCGGAACCGTGCGGTAACACCACGCCCCTTTCGCTGATACATCATTGCGGGCACTGCCCGCTTCATTTCACAGGAATTTTCCATGTCTCTGCTGAACATTGGCGTCGTCGGACTCGGTCACCTCGGCGCCCTGCATGCCAAAATGCTTGCACAGGCGGAGGGGGCAAACCTCACCGCCGTCTTCGATACCGATACTGAAAAGGCCGCCGCCATCGCCACCGAGTATGGAACGCGGGCAGCCGACAGCTATGAAGACCTTCTCGACAGCGTGGATGCGCTGAGCATCGCCACACCGACATCAACACATTTCGATATTGCCTCCGTCGCCATCCGTCGCGGCATTCCTGTCTTTCTCGAAAAACCTATCACGGAAACCGTCACGCAGGCGCGCGACCTCAACGCCCTCGCCGCTGATCATGGGGTCATCGTGCAGGTGGGACATATCGAGCGCTTCAACCCCGCCATCGTCGCTCTGGACGACTACAACATTGCCCCGCTGTTCGTTGAATCCCATCGCCTGGCGCAATTCAATCCGCGAGGAACCGATGTCGCCGTCGTACTCGACCTGATGATTCACGACATCGACATCATTCTCTCCCTGGTGAAGAGTGAAGTGAAATCGATCGACGCGAGCGGTATTGCCGTGGTTTCAGAATCCGCCGACATCGCGAACGCGCGCATCACCTTCACCAACGGCTGTGTCGCCAACATCACGGCGAGCCGCATTTCGCAGAATCGCATGCGAAAAATGCGGCTCTTCCAGAAGAACGCGTATCTCTCCATTGATTTTCTGCAGGGACTGGCTGAAGTCTTCCGGCTCGTAGACGTCGACGACGCCGATGTCTCCCCCACCTACATGCTGGGAATGATTGACCAGGGCTCGGTCAAGCGCAACATCGTGTACGAGCAGCCCCCGGTGCCGAAGGATCACAACCCCCTGAAGTATGAACTCCAGCTCTTCGTCGACGCCGTTCGCAACGGCACGCAGCCGATCGTCGACGGACTCGCCGCCCAGCAGGCGCTCGAAGTCGCCGAGGAG
This portion of the bacterium genome encodes:
- a CDS encoding Gfo/Idh/MocA family oxidoreductase, encoding MSLLNIGVVGLGHLGALHAKMLAQAEGANLTAVFDTDTEKAAAIATEYGTRAADSYEDLLDSVDALSIATPTSTHFDIASVAIRRGIPVFLEKPITETVTQARDLNALAADHGVIVQVGHIERFNPAIVALDDYNIAPLFVESHRLAQFNPRGTDVAVVLDLMIHDIDIILSLVKSEVKSIDASGIAVVSESADIANARITFTNGCVANITASRISQNRMRKMRLFQKNAYLSIDFLQGLAEVFRLVDVDDADVSPTYMLGMIDQGSVKRNIVYEQPPVPKDHNPLKYELQLFVDAVRNGTQPIVDGLAAQQALEVAEEIVRKITPQS
- the lpxA gene encoding acyl-ACP--UDP-N-acetylglucosamine O-acyltransferase, translating into MPTIHPSAIVDSKAELADNVVIGPFTTVEGDVFIDEGTRIDSHVRIDNGARIGKNCHIHQGVVVSTPPQDLKYANEKTEFHLGDNCTVREYCTLNRATTHSWKTVVGSDCLLMAYVHVAHDCQIGEKVIIANSAQMGGHVIIGDWAIIGGLVALHQFSHVGAHCMIAGGTKVVKDVPPYALAGSWPAKFEGLNSVGLRRRGFSRDTIDAIDRTYRAIYRQGMNVSQAVEWVKENIEDIPEVRLITDFIANSNRGILRFAGTVR